In Tenacibaculum sp. 190524A02b, the genomic stretch CAAAACCTCCTCCCATCATTCGTGCCCCAACAACTGCTGTAGAAGCTTTAGCTTTAGCCACTAAAAAATCTAATTCAGGGCAGCTTACCTTATATTTTTCAGACAATCCTTTATGCGATGCGAACAAAAGATTACCTAAAGTTTTTATATCATTATCTACCAAACTTTCAGTAGCTTGTATCGTGCGTTGATTTTCTTCTAAAACATATAATGCTTTTGCATACTCTTCGTTAGTAATTGTTTCTTTTAAAGATATTAAATCTTTTTCTACAACATCTCTTAAAGCACTCACTTCTAACAAATTTGCTACCTTTTCACACACTTTTCTCCTATCATTATATGCACTATCTGATAAACTATGCTTTACATTAGTATTAATGAGTAACAATTCAAACTGATTTAAATTAATTGGATAAGAAACTCCTTCTAAGCTTCTACAGTCTAAATGAATCGCTTTACCTTCTTCTCCAAACATAGAAGCATATTGATCCATAATACCACATTTTACTCCTACATAATTATGCTCAGCTAATTGTGAAATTAAAATCAACTCTTTTTTAGTAAAACCTAAATCAAATATTGTATTCAACCCAAAAGCCATGCTATTCTCTAGCGCAGCTGATGAGGACAACCCTGCTCCATCCGGAATATCTCCAGAAAAAATCACATTAAAATTAGGTATTTGCTTTCCTTTTTTTTGCATTTCAGAAACTACTCCTAACAAATAGTTTTCCCACCCTCCTTTTCCTGATGGTTTTATACTATTTGTATCAAACACATATGTTTCTTCTTTGTCTAATGCTTTTATACAACTTACAGATGTGCTCTTTTGTATAGCTAAATAGATTCCTTTATCAATAGCAGCAGGAAAAACATACCCTTCATTATAATCAGTATGCTCACCTATTAAGTTAATTCTACCTGGAGAAAAAACAAGAATTGGTTCTTGTTCAAACTTATCAACAAATGCTTGTTGTACGCTGTTCCTTAGTTTTTGGTTCATTTTATGCAAAATGGATATACGAATAAATTACAATGATACAAATAACGATGCCCGTACCATAAACGTATTTCCATGGAGTTATGTTTACTTGTTTTGTATACGGTAGATTAAAGGCATCTTTTCTAGGTTCTAATTTCCCTATAGCCAACATTATTAATGTATTTAACACAAATAATATAGCCATTACGTGTAAAAAATGAGGGTAATTCTCCTCTCCAAACACGTAAGGCTTTAATATAAATTGACTTATTATATATAATATAGATCCTGATACAATACCTATTTTAGCTGCTTTAGCTGGTACATATTTTGTAAAATACCCTACAATGATAATCGTTAAAATTGGAATTGAATAAATCCCGTTTGCTTCTTGTAAGTAATTAAAAATACTTCCTGCATACATTAATAATGGTGCCACACACATAGCTAAAACAGCCAATAAAACACCGAATTTTTTCCCTGCTTTTACAACTTCTTTTTCTGATGCTTCTGTATTGATATGTGATTTATAAATATCTATACCAAATAAAGTTACTGACGAATTTAATGCTGAATTAAAAGACGATAGTATTGCTCCAAATAAAACAGCCGCAAAAAAACCTACTAAACCAACTGGCAATACCTTTTTAACCAATTCTGGATAAGCTTCATCAGGGTTTTCTAAACTATTTCCAAATACATAAAAAGCTATGATACCTGGTAATACTACAATTAAAGGTCCTAATATTTTAATAAAGGCAGCATAGATTAATCCTTTTTGTCCTTCTTTTAAACTTTTAGCTCCTAATGCTCTTTGTATAATTGCTTGATTGGTTCCCCAATAAAATAATTGAACCAACATCATCCCTGTAAATATAGTCCCAAATGGAATTGACGATTTTGAATCTCCAATAACTTTAAATTTTTCTGGCGCTTTTTCTGTTAAAATAGCCACACCATCGAATACACTACCATTACCTACTAAAAGCAATCCGAAAAAAGGAATTAATAATCCTCCTATCAATAAACCTATCGCATTAATGGTATCAGATACAGCTACGGCTTTCAACCCTCCAAATATGGCATATATTGATCCTATAATTCCAATTCCCCATACTGTAATCCATAAGGCTACTGTTTTATTTACCCCTAATAATTCAGGGACATCAAACATACTATTTAAAGCTAAAGCCCCCGTATATAAAACTATTGGTAATAATACGATTACGTACCCTGATAAA encodes the following:
- a CDS encoding solute:sodium symporter family transporter; the protein is MQFVTFLAFTIAVAVISYYKSKQTNEQTSDGYFLGGRSLTGWVIAGSLLLTNLSTEQIVGLNGAAFKEGILVMAWETLAAIAMVVTAIVLLPKYLKEGITTVPQFLETRYDKMTKTIASGLFLSGYVIVLLPIVLYTGALALNSMFDVPELLGVNKTVALWITVWGIGIIGSIYAIFGGLKAVAVSDTINAIGLLIGGLLIPFFGLLLVGNGSVFDGVAILTEKAPEKFKVIGDSKSSIPFGTIFTGMMLVQLFYWGTNQAIIQRALGAKSLKEGQKGLIYAAFIKILGPLIVVLPGIIAFYVFGNSLENPDEAYPELVKKVLPVGLVGFFAAVLFGAILSSFNSALNSSVTLFGIDIYKSHINTEASEKEVVKAGKKFGVLLAVLAMCVAPLLMYAGSIFNYLQEANGIYSIPILTIIIVGYFTKYVPAKAAKIGIVSGSILYIISQFILKPYVFGEENYPHFLHVMAILFVLNTLIMLAIGKLEPRKDAFNLPYTKQVNITPWKYVYGTGIVICIIVIYSYIHFA
- the galK gene encoding galactokinase → MNQKLRNSVQQAFVDKFEQEPILVFSPGRINLIGEHTDYNEGYVFPAAIDKGIYLAIQKSTSVSCIKALDKEETYVFDTNSIKPSGKGGWENYLLGVVSEMQKKGKQIPNFNVIFSGDIPDGAGLSSSAALENSMAFGLNTIFDLGFTKKELILISQLAEHNYVGVKCGIMDQYASMFGEEGKAIHLDCRSLEGVSYPINLNQFELLLINTNVKHSLSDSAYNDRRKVCEKVANLLEVSALRDVVEKDLISLKETITNEEYAKALYVLEENQRTIQATESLVDNDIKTLGNLLFASHKGLSEKYKVSCPELDFLVAKAKASTAVVGARMMGGGFGGCTINIIETQKKEVFIKEIKQEYQKKFNHNCSIYEVKLSNGTQKI